The proteins below are encoded in one region of Candidatus Methylomirabilota bacterium:
- a CDS encoding recombinase family protein, producing MWRLDRLGRSLRHLVTVVEDLLARGIEVISATEPHMDSTTPTGRLLRNIFASVAEYEREMIRERVVAGLRKTKASGKRIGRPRAVLNRFRVEQLRREGLSWREIARKMDLSKSTVYRYRRIAQNPTAPANS from the coding sequence GTGTGGCGGCTGGATCGATTGGGTCGGAGTCTCCGGCATCTCGTGACGGTCGTCGAGGATCTCCTGGCGCGCGGGATCGAAGTGATCTCCGCCACGGAGCCGCACATGGATAGCACGACCCCAACCGGACGCCTGCTCCGGAACATCTTCGCCTCCGTCGCAGAGTACGAGCGCGAGATGATACGGGAACGCGTGGTGGCCGGCCTGCGGAAGACGAAGGCGAGTGGGAAACGGATCGGCCGGCCTCGGGCCGTACTCAACCGGTTCCGGGTCGAACAGCTTCGAAGAGAAGGCCTGAGCTGGCGGGAGATCGCCCGAAAGATGGACCTCTCGAAGAGTACGGTTTACCGGTATCGTAGGATCGCCCAAAACCCGACCGCACCAGCAAACTCCTAA